In a single window of the Nicotiana tomentosiformis chromosome 8, ASM39032v3, whole genome shotgun sequence genome:
- the LOC104092521 gene encoding UDP-sulfoquinovose synthase, chloroplastic, which yields MAHLLSTTCYLDVSSSNKLHFKSINQCSTPIPTSFNMGISLSPLKKLSLQRKKCAQYVIRASAVSMSQEAKTQNDSGSQQTTDGASTRKKVMVIGGDGYCGWATALHLSKKGYEVAIVDNLIRRLFDHQLGLDSLTPISSIHNRIRRWKSLTGKDIQLFVGDICDFDFLAEAFKSFEPDAAVHFGEQRSAPYSMIDRSRAIFTQHNNVIGTLNVLFAIKEFREECHLVKLGTMGEYGTPNIDIEEGFITITHNGRRDTLPYPKQASSFYHLSKVHDSHNIAFTCKAWGIRATDLNQGVVYGVRTDETSMHEELVNRLDYDAVFGTALNRFCVQAAVGHPLTVYGKGGQTRGYLDIRDTVQCVEIAIANPANPGEFRVFNQFTEQFSVNELAALVTKAGEKVGLEVKTISVPNPRVEAEEHYYNAKHTKLIELGLQPHLLSDSLLDSLLNFAVQYKDRVDTKQIMPSVSWKKIGAKPKTVAA from the exons ATGGCCCATTTACTTTCTACCACTTGTTATTTAGATGTCTCTTCCAGCAACAAGCTGCATTTCAAGTCAATTAACCAATGCTCTACTCCTATTCCAACATCTTTTAATATGGGAATTTCCTTATCTCCCTTGAAAAAGCTAAGCTTGCAAAGGAAAAAGTGTGCACAATATGTGATCAGAGCTTCAGCTGTTTCTATGAGCCAAGAAGCCAAAACTCAGAATGACTCTGGCTCTCAACAGACCACTGATGGAGCCTCCACTAGAAAGAAGGTCATGGTCATTGGTGGTGATGGCTATTGTGGCTGGGCGACTGCTCTCCACCTATCCAAGAAGGGTTATGAAGTGGCCATTGTTGACAACCTTATTCGTCGCCTATTTGACCACCAGCTTGGTCTAGATTCTCTAACACCCATCTCATCTATCCATAACCGCATAAGGCGTTGGAAATCTCTCACAGGAAAAGATATTCAACTGTTTGTTGGTGATATATGTGACTTTGATTTCTTGGCAGAAGCCTTCAAATCCTTTGAACCTGATGCTGCTGTCCACTTTGGAGAGCAGCGTTCTGCTCCTTATTCTATGATTGATCGGTCGAGAGCTATTTTTACCCAACATAATAATGTGATAGGGACACTTAATGTACTGTTTGCCATAAAAGAGTTCAGAGAAGAGTGTCATTTGGTCAAACTCGGGACAATGGGGGAATACGGGACCCCTAACATAGATATTGAAGAAGGTTTTATAACTATCACTCATAATGGAAGAAGAGATACTCTTCCTTATCCCAAACAAGCAAGCTCTTTCTATCATTTGAGTAAAGTCCATGATTCCCACAACATAGCCTTTACTTGTAAGGCGTGGGGAATCAGAGCTACCGACCTGAACCAGGGAGTTGTGTATGGGGTGAGGACTGATGAAACTTCAATGCATGAGGAACTGGTTAACAGACTTGATTATGACGCTGTATTTGGAACTGCATTAAATCGGTTCTGTGTTCAGGCTGCTGTTGGACATCCACTTACAGTGTATGGTAAAGGAGGGCAG ACAAGGGGGTATTTAGATATTAGAGATACAGTTCAATGTGTTGAGATTGCAATTGCCAATCCAGCAAACCCAGGAGAGTTCCGTGTTTTCAACCAATTCACGGAGCAGTTTTCAGTAAATGAGCTTGCAGCCCTTGTCACAAAAGCAGGAGAAAAGGTTGGCCTTGAGGTGAAGACCATATCAGTGCCCAATCCAAGAGTAGAGGCAGAGGAACACTACTACAATGCCAAACATACTAAACTAATTGAGCTGGGCCTACAACCCCACCTCCTTTCTGATTCTCTTCTTGACTCACTACTGAATTTTGCTGTTCAATATAAGGATCGTGTCGATACAAAGCAGATAATGCCCAGTGTTTCTTGGAAAAAAATTGGGGCGAAGCCGAAGACTGTTGCAGCATAA
- the LOC104092520 gene encoding uncharacterized protein isoform X2 has protein sequence MAKSPSIPHVQETGHKRVTVHNSHGEELVGVLHETNSPELVIICHGFKSSKDRIPMVNLAAAFEKEGISAFRFDFAGNGESEGSFQYGNYRREADDLRAVVEHFHEEKHFIAAIVGHSKGRLEYRVTEESLMDRLTTDTRGACQSIPKSCRVLTIHGTMDEMVPVEDAMEFAKNVPNHKLHIIEGADHEFTSHQDELASVVVAFVKEGLCVSYMAMPSESCKRRSGYIHSRF, from the exons ATGGCGAAGTCCCCTTCAATTCCCCATGTGCAAG AGACTGGGCATAAGCGTGTGACAGTACATAACAGCCACGGTGAGGAACTTGTGGGTGTGCTACATGAAACAAATTCCCCGGAGCTTGTAATTATCTGCCATGGTTTCAAGTCATCGAAG GATCGGATCCCCATGGTGAATCTTGCTGCTGCTTTTGAGAAAGAAGGAATCAGTGCCTTCCGCTTTGACTTTGCAGGAAATGG TGAAAGTGAAGGTTCCTTTCAGTATGGTAACTACCGTAGAGAAGCTGATGATCTTCGTGCCGTAGTTGAGCACTTTCATGAGGAGAAACATTTCATAGCAGCAATAGTTGGTCATAGCAAAG GAAGGTTAGAGTATCGTGTCACTGAGGAAAGCTTGATGGACCGTCTTACAACTGATACTCGTGGAGCATGTCAAAGTATCCCCAAAAGCTGCAG GGTGTTGACAATCCATGGTACAATGGACGAAATGGTGCCAGTTGAAGATGCAATGGAATTTGCCAAGAATGTGCCAAATCATAAATTACACATTATCGAAGGAGCTGATCATGAATTCACTTCGCATCAAGATGAGTTGGCTTCAGTTGTGGTGGCTTTTGTGAAAGAGGGTCTATGCGTGAGCTACATGGCTATGCCATCTGAGTCATGCAAAAGAAGAAGTGGATATATACATTCACGATTCTGA
- the LOC104092520 gene encoding putative uncharacterized protein YDL057W isoform X1: MAKSPSIPHVQETGHKRVTVHNSHGEELVGVLHETNSPELVIICHGFKSSKDRIPMVNLAAAFEKEGISAFRFDFAGNGESEGSFQYGNYRREADDLRAVVEHFHEEKHFIAAIVGHSKGGNAVLLYASRYKDVQTVINISGRFNLERGIEGRLGRDFKEKIKQDGFIDVRNRKGRLEYRVTEESLMDRLTTDTRGACQSIPKSCRVLTIHGTMDEMVPVEDAMEFAKNVPNHKLHIIEGADHEFTSHQDELASVVVAFVKEGLCVSYMAMPSESCKRRSGYIHSRF, translated from the exons ATGGCGAAGTCCCCTTCAATTCCCCATGTGCAAG AGACTGGGCATAAGCGTGTGACAGTACATAACAGCCACGGTGAGGAACTTGTGGGTGTGCTACATGAAACAAATTCCCCGGAGCTTGTAATTATCTGCCATGGTTTCAAGTCATCGAAG GATCGGATCCCCATGGTGAATCTTGCTGCTGCTTTTGAGAAAGAAGGAATCAGTGCCTTCCGCTTTGACTTTGCAGGAAATGG TGAAAGTGAAGGTTCCTTTCAGTATGGTAACTACCGTAGAGAAGCTGATGATCTTCGTGCCGTAGTTGAGCACTTTCATGAGGAGAAACATTTCATAGCAGCAATAGTTGGTCATAGCAAAG GAGGAAATGCTGTGCTCTTGTATGCTTCGAGGTACAAGGATGTACAAACTGTCATTAATATATCTGGCCGCTTCAATCTTGAGAGAGGGATAGAGGGCCGCTTGGGCAGAGACTTTAAAGAAAAGATAAAGCAGGATGGTTTTATTGATGTTAGAAATAGAAAAG GAAGGTTAGAGTATCGTGTCACTGAGGAAAGCTTGATGGACCGTCTTACAACTGATACTCGTGGAGCATGTCAAAGTATCCCCAAAAGCTGCAG GGTGTTGACAATCCATGGTACAATGGACGAAATGGTGCCAGTTGAAGATGCAATGGAATTTGCCAAGAATGTGCCAAATCATAAATTACACATTATCGAAGGAGCTGATCATGAATTCACTTCGCATCAAGATGAGTTGGCTTCAGTTGTGGTGGCTTTTGTGAAAGAGGGTCTATGCGTGAGCTACATGGCTATGCCATCTGAGTCATGCAAAAGAAGAAGTGGATATATACATTCACGATTCTGA